The Micromonospora sediminicola genome contains a region encoding:
- a CDS encoding TM2 domain-containing protein has product METTSADRTDFGKYLPTGGCRCGQDASGSLWCPLMTTPYQQYPQGVSDKSKVVAGVLGILLGFFGAGRFYMGDTKTGVLQLVVSVVTCGFGALWGTIDGILILVNGGVDGQGRPLRD; this is encoded by the coding sequence GTGGAGACGACCTCAGCCGACAGGACAGACTTCGGTAAATATCTTCCCACCGGCGGGTGCCGATGCGGACAGGACGCGAGTGGATCACTATGGTGTCCGCTCATGACCACTCCTTACCAGCAGTACCCGCAGGGCGTCTCGGACAAGAGCAAGGTCGTCGCGGGCGTCCTCGGCATCCTGCTCGGCTTCTTCGGCGCCGGGCGGTTCTACATGGGCGACACCAAGACCGGCGTCCTCCAGCTCGTGGTGAGCGTCGTGACCTGTGGCTTCGGCGCCCTCTGGGGCACCATCGACGGCATCCTGATCCTGGTCAACGGCGGCGTCGACGGGCAGGGTCGCCCGCTGCGCGACTGA
- a CDS encoding NUDIX domain-containing protein — translation MSGVEHRYEVTARRDVWSGRIFSVVSDDVTMPGGGTAARDYVRHVGAVAVVALDDVGQVVLIRQYRHPVGRHLWELPAGLMDVSGEDLAAAAARELAEEADLTAGRVDVLVDLHSSPGFSDEVVRVFLARDLGDVPAEQRHDRHDEEADLQVVRVDLDEAVRMVLAGEITNASCVAGLLAAARARETGFTELRRPEAPLPR, via the coding sequence GTGAGCGGGGTGGAGCACCGGTACGAGGTGACCGCGCGCCGGGACGTCTGGTCCGGCCGGATCTTCTCGGTGGTCAGCGACGACGTGACCATGCCCGGGGGCGGCACCGCCGCTCGCGACTACGTCCGGCACGTGGGCGCGGTGGCCGTGGTGGCGCTCGACGACGTCGGCCAGGTGGTGCTGATCCGCCAGTACCGGCACCCGGTCGGCCGGCACCTGTGGGAGCTGCCGGCGGGTCTGATGGACGTCAGCGGGGAGGACCTGGCCGCCGCGGCGGCGCGGGAGCTGGCCGAGGAGGCCGACCTCACCGCGGGACGCGTCGACGTGCTGGTCGACCTGCACAGCTCGCCCGGTTTCTCCGACGAGGTGGTCCGGGTCTTCCTGGCCCGCGACCTCGGCGACGTGCCGGCCGAGCAGCGGCACGACCGGCACGACGAGGAGGCCGACCTGCAGGTGGTCCGCGTCGACCTCGACGAGGCGGTCCGGATGGTGCTCGCCGGCGAGATCACCAACGCGTCCTGCGTGGCCGGGCTGCTCGCCGCCGCCCGGGCGCGGGAGACCGGCTTCACCGAGCTGCGCCGCCCCGAGGCGCCGCTGCCGCGCTGA
- a CDS encoding site-specific tyrosine recombinase XerD has product MDRAGAEPAPALRRAVRGYLDHLTVERGLSANTLASYRRDLDRYLATLADVGVTDLAAAGATQVEAHLARLRAGDDTHPPLAVSSTARAASAVRGLHRFALREGLAGADPGRDVRPPTPPRRLPRALPVDAVLRLLEAAGPAGATGDAAPRALRDRALLEFLYGTGARISETVGAAVDDLDLDAGTVLLRGKGGKARLVPIGGYAADATRAWLVRGRPALLAAGRGTPALFVNTRGGPLTRQGAWGVLRAAAGRAGLPVDGPDAVSPHTLRHSYATHLLDGGADVRVVQELLGHASVTTTQVYTLVTVERLREVYATAHPRALA; this is encoded by the coding sequence GTGGACCGGGCCGGCGCGGAACCCGCGCCGGCCCTGCGCCGCGCGGTCCGGGGCTACCTGGACCACCTCACCGTCGAGCGTGGACTGTCCGCGAACACGCTCGCCTCGTACCGTCGGGACCTGGACCGCTACCTCGCCACCCTGGCCGACGTCGGGGTGACCGACCTGGCCGCCGCCGGCGCCACCCAGGTCGAGGCGCACCTGGCCCGGCTGCGCGCCGGCGACGACACGCACCCGCCGCTGGCCGTCTCGTCCACCGCCCGCGCCGCCAGCGCGGTGCGCGGCCTGCACCGCTTCGCGCTGCGCGAGGGTCTGGCCGGCGCCGACCCCGGCCGCGACGTCCGCCCGCCGACGCCGCCGCGGCGGCTGCCCCGGGCGCTGCCCGTCGACGCCGTCCTGCGGCTGCTGGAGGCCGCCGGTCCGGCCGGGGCCACCGGCGACGCCGCGCCCCGCGCGCTGCGCGACCGGGCGCTGCTGGAATTCCTGTACGGCACCGGCGCGCGCATCTCCGAGACGGTCGGCGCCGCCGTCGACGACCTCGACCTCGACGCCGGCACGGTGCTGCTGCGCGGCAAGGGCGGCAAGGCCCGGCTGGTGCCGATCGGCGGGTACGCCGCCGACGCGACCCGCGCCTGGCTGGTCCGCGGCCGCCCGGCGCTGCTCGCCGCCGGCCGGGGCACCCCGGCGCTGTTCGTCAACACCCGTGGCGGCCCGCTCACCCGGCAGGGCGCCTGGGGCGTGCTGCGCGCCGCCGCCGGCCGGGCCGGCCTGCCGGTCGACGGCCCGGACGCGGTCTCCCCGCACACCCTGCGCCACTCCTACGCCACCCACCTGCTCGACGGCGGCGCGGACGTGCGGGTGGTGCAGGAGCTGCTCGGCCACGCCTCGGTGACCACCACCCAGGTGTACACGTTGGTCACCGTGGAACGACTGCGCGAGGTGTACGCCA
- the ald gene encoding alanine dehydrogenase: MKVGIPREVKNHEYRVAITPAGVNEFTRHGHEVFVEAGAGVGSSITDDEFAAAGAKILATADEVWETAELVLKVKEPIAEEYHRMREGQVLFTYLHLAASRECTDALVDRKVTGIAYETVELPDRSLPLLAPMSEVAGRLAPQVGAFYMMRTGGGRGVLPGGVSGVYAAKTVVIGAGVSGLNAAAIALGLQSEVLLLDKNVARLRSADAIYRGHLQTVASNAYEIERAVLDADLVIGAVLVPGAKAPKLISNELVSRMKPGSVLVDIAIDQGGCFEDSRPTTHADPVYKVHDSIFYCVANMPGAVPNTSTYALTNVTLPYALELANQGWQQALRSDPALALGLNTHAGKVVYGPVAEAHGMDVLPLAEVLS; the protein is encoded by the coding sequence GTGAAGGTCGGAATCCCCCGCGAGGTCAAGAACCACGAGTACCGGGTGGCGATCACGCCCGCCGGCGTCAACGAGTTCACCCGCCACGGCCACGAGGTCTTCGTCGAGGCCGGCGCCGGGGTCGGCTCCAGCATCACCGACGACGAGTTCGCCGCCGCCGGCGCGAAGATCCTGGCCACCGCCGACGAGGTCTGGGAGACCGCCGAGCTGGTGCTCAAGGTCAAGGAGCCGATCGCCGAGGAGTACCACCGGATGCGCGAGGGGCAGGTGCTCTTCACCTACCTGCACCTGGCCGCCTCCCGCGAGTGCACCGACGCGCTCGTCGACCGCAAGGTCACCGGCATCGCGTACGAGACGGTCGAGCTGCCCGACCGTTCGCTGCCGCTGCTCGCCCCGATGTCCGAGGTGGCCGGCCGGCTCGCCCCGCAGGTGGGCGCCTTCTACATGATGCGCACCGGCGGCGGGCGGGGCGTGCTGCCCGGCGGCGTCTCCGGCGTGTACGCGGCCAAGACCGTGGTCATCGGCGCCGGCGTGTCCGGCCTGAACGCCGCCGCCATCGCCCTCGGCCTCCAGTCCGAGGTGCTGCTGCTGGACAAGAACGTGGCCCGGCTCCGCTCGGCCGACGCCATCTACCGCGGCCACCTGCAGACCGTCGCCTCCAACGCGTACGAGATCGAGCGGGCCGTGCTCGACGCGGACCTGGTCATCGGCGCGGTGCTGGTGCCCGGCGCGAAGGCCCCGAAGCTGATCTCCAACGAGCTGGTCTCCCGGATGAAGCCGGGCAGCGTGCTCGTCGACATCGCCATCGACCAGGGCGGCTGCTTCGAGGACTCGCGGCCGACCACGCACGCCGACCCGGTCTACAAGGTGCACGACTCGATCTTCTACTGCGTGGCGAACATGCCCGGCGCGGTGCCGAACACCAGCACCTACGCGCTGACCAACGTCACCCTGCCGTACGCCCTCGAACTGGCCAACCAGGGCTGGCAGCAGGCGCTGCGCAGCGACCCGGCGCTGGCGCTGGGCCTGAACACCCACGCCGGCAAGGTCGTCTACGGCCCGGTGGCGGAGGCGCACGGCATGGACGTGCTGCCGCTGGCCGAGGTGCTCAGCTGA
- a CDS encoding CTP synthase, producing MAPSARTTRHIFVTGGVASSLGKGLTASSLGNLLTARGLRVVMQKLDPYLNVDPGTMNPFQHGEVFVTEDGAETDLDVGHYERFLDRDLSGKANVTTGQIYSAVIAKERRGEYLGDTVQVIPHITNEIKARILGMADPDADGQVPDVVITEVGGTVGDIESLPFLESIRQIRHDLGRDNCFYLHVSLVPYLAPSGELKTKPTQHSVAQLRSIGIQPDALVLRCDREIPDKVKEKLSLYCDVDREAVTAAPDAPSIYDIPKVLHREGLDAYVVRRLGLSFRDVDWTSWDDLLERVHQPRHTITVALVGKYVDLPDAYLSVSEAIRAAGFGHRARVQLKWVPSDDCVTPAGAAAALAGVDGIVIPGGFGVRGIEGKVGTARYARENGVPLLGLCLGLQCMTIEVARHLAGLDGANSLEFDEEAVHPVIATMADQEDIVAGRGDLGGTMRLGAYPAKLAEGSIVAEAYGSTEVSERHRHRYEVNNAYRDQLTKAGLTISGTSPDGRLVEFVELDRELHPFFVATQAHPELKSRPTRPHPLFAAFVGAAVAYSEADQLPVDLDCTAKKTGRGGAAKASAK from the coding sequence TTGGCCCCTTCAGCACGGACGACCAGGCACATTTTCGTCACCGGGGGCGTCGCCTCCTCGCTGGGTAAGGGCCTCACCGCCTCCAGCCTCGGCAACCTGCTGACCGCGCGCGGGCTGCGCGTGGTGATGCAGAAGCTCGACCCGTACCTGAACGTCGATCCCGGCACGATGAACCCGTTCCAGCACGGCGAGGTCTTCGTCACCGAGGACGGCGCCGAGACCGACCTCGACGTCGGGCACTACGAGCGGTTCCTCGACCGGGACCTCTCCGGCAAGGCGAACGTCACCACCGGGCAGATCTACTCGGCGGTGATCGCCAAGGAGCGACGCGGCGAATACCTGGGCGACACCGTCCAGGTCATCCCGCACATCACCAACGAGATCAAGGCCCGGATCCTCGGCATGGCCGACCCGGACGCCGACGGCCAGGTCCCCGACGTGGTGATCACCGAGGTCGGTGGCACGGTCGGCGACATCGAGTCGCTGCCGTTCCTGGAGTCGATCCGGCAGATCCGCCACGACCTGGGCCGGGACAACTGCTTCTACCTGCACGTGTCGCTGGTGCCCTACCTGGCGCCCTCGGGCGAGCTGAAGACCAAGCCGACCCAGCACTCGGTGGCGCAGCTGCGCAGCATCGGCATCCAGCCCGACGCGCTGGTGCTGCGCTGCGACCGGGAGATCCCGGACAAGGTCAAGGAGAAGCTGTCGCTGTACTGCGACGTCGACCGGGAGGCGGTCACCGCCGCCCCGGACGCGCCGAGCATCTACGACATCCCGAAGGTGCTGCACCGCGAGGGCCTCGACGCGTACGTGGTGCGCCGGCTCGGCCTGTCGTTCCGCGACGTGGACTGGACCAGCTGGGACGACCTGCTGGAGCGGGTGCACCAGCCCCGCCACACGATCACCGTCGCGCTGGTCGGCAAGTACGTCGACCTGCCCGACGCGTACCTGTCGGTCAGCGAGGCGATCCGGGCCGCCGGGTTCGGCCACCGCGCCCGGGTGCAGCTCAAGTGGGTGCCCAGCGACGACTGCGTCACCCCGGCCGGGGCGGCCGCCGCGCTGGCCGGCGTCGACGGCATCGTCATCCCCGGCGGGTTCGGCGTGCGCGGCATCGAGGGCAAGGTCGGCACCGCCCGGTACGCCCGGGAGAACGGCGTTCCGCTGCTCGGCCTCTGCCTCGGCCTGCAGTGCATGACCATCGAGGTGGCCCGCCACCTGGCCGGCCTGGACGGCGCGAACTCCCTGGAGTTCGACGAGGAGGCCGTGCACCCGGTCATCGCCACCATGGCCGACCAGGAGGACATCGTCGCGGGCCGGGGCGATCTGGGCGGCACCATGCGGCTCGGGGCGTACCCGGCGAAGCTGGCCGAGGGTTCGATCGTCGCCGAGGCGTACGGCAGCACCGAGGTCAGCGAGCGGCACCGGCACCGCTACGAGGTGAACAACGCCTACCGCGACCAGCTCACCAAGGCCGGCCTGACCATCTCCGGCACCTCGCCCGATGGGCGGCTGGTCGAGTTCGTCGAGCTGGACCGCGAGCTGCACCCGTTCTTCGTGGCCACCCAGGCGCACCCGGAGCTGAAGAGCCGCCCGACCCGGCCGCACCCGCTGTTCGCCGCGTTCGTCGGCGCCGCGGTCGCGTACTCCGAGGCCGACCAGCTCCCGGTGGACCTGGACTGCACGGCGAAGAAGACCGGCCGCGGCGGCGCGGCGAAGGCGTCGGCCAAGTGA